From Helicoverpa armigera isolate CAAS_96S chromosome 19, ASM3070526v1, whole genome shotgun sequence, one genomic window encodes:
- the LOC110373925 gene encoding uncharacterized protein LOC110373925, producing MSKRYFPQQLGERKKAKLDVSISDHNFPLSQNNEFNKESKDDDNWGDDNDDEILLLASQACEQAYNSNEISQLPDYSICMNPGSTSTQLSFEPVPSTSKTEFTFKKPSFNSPSAISTHLKEKCNRISSPLPGISSKILPKTNGQVNLSDDLLFSDKVFKSHDSDQVYRQLLQMQEENAKLKSENGKLLEKCVTKEGEASILRTQLKSCQASVDNARLEKIKAQEKVQMEWTEKLSAANNQMRDLRTQLDFKNLEIISIKEKCKKLESSKVRLTQVTLGGNDISQRHYNNTTQNDSLSSHSKRVKMVSNAVQTDDKAYMLKLNKMCRLESKTQISILPLILEPCTSQHHSILDYNEKLQKTTDLSQNKCRIYSTFHRLPTTPVPKDSGKSKVAMNRVYEDVTAVFSGCDNVEERYFNIFNSIRSVLQETSSSLETVCQRVTTSFQKEMDEKYMDITSTYLCVDRQDLLRGRALYKEEQDILSRRMVATLSYVLEHSEGLYWFFKHEQMSGQNVEKPGQIIDIISRICTLLDNASCATLYSGLLLSITFLTEVLTTTNMNKSTILDIIKTILISRPMLFVVTKVLSLLNAVASWERFMKTFCPGNGTGNLKTDYDQGVLLYKKDSCFIQVLLKQIETCLKCMEKQKLSDKAVETTQNLIILYSHVSDSITGSLARQKSRCDCQLVLVQIIVYALRICAVMLDRYKHSVIEENPPTQQELLSVCRCGIQLLYQCAVRDVQFSTQLSHDEGHLIQFCELMRGCQHSDAYSNMLTELAGTLQSTPEDMPPSFHRQPWLTSFESFSIID from the exons ATGTCTAAAAGATACTTTCCCCAACAACTAGGAGAACGAAAGAAGGCCAAACTTGATGTTAGCATATCTGATCATAACTTTCCATTAAGTCAAAACAATGAGTTCAATAAag AAAGTAAAGATGATGACAACTGGGGAGACGACAATGACGATGAGATCTTACTCCTCGCCAGCCAAGCCTGCGAGCAGGCCTACAACAGCAATGAAATCAGCCAACTGCCAGACTACAGCATATGTATGAATCCAGGCTCAACAAGCACTCAACTAAGCTTCGAGCCAGTTCCTAGCACGTCCAAAACCGAATTTACGTTCAAAAAACCGTCATTCAACTCACCCAGTGCCATATCAACacatttgaaagaaaaatgcaACCGAATCTCATCACCTTTGCCAGGAATATCCTCTAAAATACTGCCGAAGACTAATGGACAAGTTAACTTGTCTGATGACTTGTTGTTCAGTGACAAAGTGTTCAAAAGTCATGATTCGGACCAAGTGTACAGGCAATTACTTCAAATGCAAGAAGAAAATGCTAAATTGAAATCTGAAAATGGGAAACTGTTGGAGAAATGTGTGACGAAGGAAGGTGAAGCTTCTATACTGCGGACACAACTGAAGAGTTGTCAGGCATCTGTGGACAATGCGAGGCTGGAGAAGATAAAGGCCCAGGAGAAAGTCCAGATGGAATGGACGGAGAAACTCAGTGCAGCTAACAATCAGATGCGGGACTTACGTACACAGTTAGATTTCAAG AATCTtgaaataataagtataaaGGAAAAATGTAAGAAGCTGGAATCTTCTAAAGTGAGATTAACACAAGTTACTTTAGGTGGAAATGACATATCTCAGag GCATTATAATAACACAACACAGAATGATTCTCTTTCAAGTCATAGCAAGAGAGTTAAGATGGTTTCCAATGCCGTCCAGACTGATGACAAGGCTTATATGCTGAAACTCAACAAGATGTGCAGATTAG AATCCAAAACTCAGATCTCAATCCTACCTCTAATACTGGAACCGTGCACATCACAGCACCACTCCATACTAGACTACAACGAGAAACTACAAAAGACTACGGATCTCTCACAGAACAAGTGCCGTATATACAGCACGTTCCACCGTCTGCCAACTACACCCGTGCCTAAGGATAGCGGAAAGAGTAAAGTGGCGATGAACAGGGTGTATGAAGATGTGACCGCTGTGTTTAGCGGTTGTGATAACGTTGAGGAGAGGTATTTTAAT ATCTTCAATTCAATAAGATCAGTACTCCAAGAGACCAGCAGCAGCCTGGAGACAGTCTGCCAGCGAGTGACGACCTCCTTCCAAAAGGAAATGGACGAGAAGTACATGGACATCACTTCCACATACCTATGTGTTGATAGACAGGATTTGTTGAGGGGCAG AGCCCTATACAAAGAAGAACAAGACATCCTATCAAGAAGGATGGTAGCTACACTGTCTTACGTTTTAGAACATTCTGAAGGATTATACTGGTTCTTCAAACATGAACAGATGTCAGGACAGAATGTGGAGAAGCCAGGACAAATTATTGACATCATCAGTAGGATATGCACCTTACTTGACAATGCT TCCTGCGCCACATTATACAGTGGGCTACTTCTTTCAATAACCTTTCTAACAGAAGTGCTAACTACGACCAACATGAACAAATCAACAATTTTGGACATTATAAAGACAATATTAATATCTAGACCAATGCTGTTTGTTGTGACCAAAGTTTTGAGTCTGTTGAATGCGGTAGCTTCTTGGGAACGGTTCATGAAGACTTTTTGCCCGGGCAATGGTACGGGGAATCTGAAGACGGATTATGATCAAGGTGTGCTGTTGTATAAAAAAG ACTCATGCTTCATACAAGTGCTTCTAAAACAAATAGAAACTTGCCTCAAATGTATGGAGAAACAAAAACTATCCGACAAAGCGGTGGAGACGACGCAGAACCTCATTATATTGTACAGTCATGTTAGTGATAGCATTACTGGCAGTTTGGCAAGACAGAAATCTAG ATGTGACTGCCAACTGGTTTTAGTACAAATAATAGTGTACGCTTTACGAATATGTGCTGTGATGTTAGATCGGTATAAACATAGTGTAATAg AAGAAAATCCTCCAACACAACAAGAACTGCTATCAGTATGTCGCTGCGGCATACAGCTGCTGTACCAGTGCGCAGTGCGAGACGTACAGTTCAGTACG